From the Manis pentadactyla isolate mManPen7 chromosome 15, mManPen7.hap1, whole genome shotgun sequence genome, the window AGGGGCATTTTCCTCAACCAACGAGGACTCAGAAGCCTCTCAGGGGCACTCCCACATGTACGCCTCCGTTGCTAGGGCTCCTAATCTGCATAGCTCCGCCCACAGAACCTGTCCTCCGAAGTGAGGTCCGCTCGGCCTTTTGCCCGTCTGGTCAAGCCCTGGTCAGCCAACACATTGCCTTCGCAAACTCACTCCCCTGAGCCATGATCATGTCCGCGGCTTGCGCTTTCCTTTTTCCAGCGGCCGTGAGTCCTTTGCCTGGTTGACACAGAGACCCACGAATACTTCCTACTTCTGAAAGGCCCGCCTCTCGCTCTAGTGGCCTCGTCTCATAGGCTGGCTGGGCTGCGCACGGCCCTCCGATTGGAAACAAGAACTGTCCGTCAAGCACTCCCCTCTGCCCAAACTCCACTCCACCCTCACTCCCCAGCCTTTCCTGGTGGGTAGGGAGGTGAGCCGCCTCAATTCTGAGCGAGCACGTCACAGGTATCTTACAAGATTTAGGCTACGAACGACCTCGAGCGAAGAGAGGAATGGGCTCGAGACTCGATTGGGTCCAGGGAGATGTCAGTCAAGGTATGAGCGGGTGCAATAGCAGTCTAACGCACAGTATTGGTAGAGCTAAGAAGCGAGGGTGGGGGCGGACCCGCGGGAGTCGGCATCTTCTGATTGGGCCCTGAGGGAGGCTGTGCCGCCCTCCGTACTCCGGACTGGCTGAACGTGAGCCGCGCCCCCTCACGCCGACAGTCTTCAGTAAGAGAAGGGTCCCCGCCCGTCTGTTAGCTGTGCGATCCCGTGCTGAGGGAAGGACTGCAGAGGACGGCTGGATTCCCAACCAGATCCGACAGAAACCCGGGAGTGGCGCGCGCCATCTCAACGGTGAGGGAACGCGAGCGGGCGGAGGGAGAGTGGGTTCGGGCGCCGCGGAGAGAGAATAAAGACGGCTTCGCCACCGGAAGTGTCTTTAGAACAGCGCCGCACCCGGAAGTGTGATGGCACCGCGGCGACGGGAAGTAATGGTACCTGGCCAATTGAGTCACAGGGTTGAAACAGGTgtttatgtttctttatttcctgAGACTCCGTCTTCGGAAAGTGTTGGAGGGTGCAAGTATATGGACATGTTTTTGAATGTGTCATCCTATTGAAACTCGAGGGAAAACAAATACTAGGGTCCAAGGGGGCCGAGCTCAATAAACGCCCTGAAGAAGTTTCTTTTGCTACCGTCACCCTCACTTACCCTTCCCCACAGGGATGAGCAGATGGAGGTCGGAGGAGACACTGCTGTCCCAGCCCCCGGGGACGCGGAGGACTTGGAGGGCGCGCGGCTCCCCAGTGTGGAGGCTGGAGACGGTGGAGGGATGCACGAGAACCCGCTGGATCCCGGAGACACGGGCCTGGAGGGAACAGGTGTGCCTTCCCCTCACTCGGGTCTTGGAAGGACTCCCTAGGGGGTGTAATTGTAGGGGGAACCAATGAGGAGTCTTTGGGAACCAAGGAAGTAGCTTAAACCATAACTGTCAGTCGGAGGTCCTTGTGGATTCATGGTGTGGTTTAAATCATTGAGGAATCAGTGGGTGTTAATGGATGTTCACTGGGACGTGGTGTGagtttaggtttttgaggaatcaGGAAGGGATCAGTTGGGGTCAAAGACGGGTGTTGGGGATTTTGGATGTTTAGGTCAATGAATGACCAAAAGAAAGTTAATGGGATCAAAGGGGGACTACTTAGAAGGCTGTGTCTTTGGAGATGAGGGTGTAAAATCATTGTGATAAAGGGCATCAGTGGGGGCCATTGGGCATTCGGAGTATTTACATCATTGAGGAGTCAATGGTGAGTTGCTGGAGGGAGTCTTTAAGGAACCAGATATTAGTGAATGTTTAAATAGTGATGATTGGTGGGGAGGCAGTGGACACAAATAAGATTTGGAGAGTCAGAGGACCAATAGGAGGGTCATTGAAGACCCACATGGATATGTTAAGGTATTCAGTGGGAAATCAATGGGAGTCATTGGGAAGTCAGTGCTCACTGACTACTTTGTAATTAATGGGGATGGATATTAATGGAGTCATTAGGAATGATCAGTGTGCATCACTGAGAATAAACGGTGTATGTATGTTGTGGGGGGGAGTGTCTGAGAACTTGGGAATTATTGGCAAGTATTTGCAGGCATTGGGAGGAGATAATTGGTAACTGGGGACACAGAGGGTTAGTGAATGTCAATGAGAGAATGAGGGAATGTGAGGTGATTGGGCTTTTATGGGAAAATTGTTGAGGCATAGTTACCGATGGATAAAAATGGATGTCTTTGGGGGATCAGTGAACATCAATGGAGTACATGGGAAAGGTGTCAGGCAGTCGGCAAGGGACAGTGAGGTCGTAGATGTCATTGGTGATAGTTAATGATGGTTGTGGGGAGGGGCAGTGGAGCTCATTAAAATCCTGTGTGTTAGTATATATTGTGGTAGTTATTGTAGGGAGGGGACTGGTTATCAGTGAGAATTAAGGGGAGTCAAGGGAGCAAGTAGAGGTCACAGAAGTCCTGGGTGTTAGTGGAGATTAACAGTGGTcactggggagaagggagaatgGAATAAAAGAGGGCTAGAGGAATCAGTGGAGGTCACTGGGAGTCTTGGATATTAGTGCAGGTGaatggtgggaagggagtggatgTGGAGAAGAACTAATTATGGGTCAGGGCAGTCATCGAAGGCCATTAAAGGCCCAGGTATTAGTGATATTAATGTGAGGTCATTAGAATGTTAGTGAACAGTAGTGGGTATAAATAATGAGTTAGGGGAGTCCTGAAGCTCTGGGTTTGTGAATATTCATGGCAGTCATTGGGAGAATTAGTCATCACCAAGAACAAAGAAGGGTGACTAGGACCATGAGTGGGGTTATTAGGGACCAGTGAGAATAAATAAGGGGTTAGGGTAGGGGGTGGCATTCCATGACCCAGATACTAGTAGGTATAATGATGGCCATTGAGGGATAAGTAGATATCAAGAGAATTAATTAGAGGTCAGAAGTATTAATGATGGGTCATTGGAGATGAAAATATAATGACCATTCAGAGGCAATGGGGTGCTTTGATGTCTTGGGAATGGCAGGTATTGAGAGGGGAATAGTTGGTGTCTAGGGACATGGAGGGTTCAGTAAGATGAGTGAGAGATTAGACTGTGTGGATGCCATGGAGGGGCAGAGGAGGAGACACCTGGAGGTCTGTGTCAGTGTTACAGATCACTGGGGGCTGGTAGCAATTAGTGGCAGTCCACCAGCAGATGACCCACCGGAGCTCCCTTTCAGGACCGGAGACGAAGGACCAGCCACCTGACCTGCTGACACCACTGCCCCAGTCAGAGACCCCATCAGAGGTTCCATCATGCACGTGTGGGCTCTGGGGTCCTGCAGCCTCTGAAACTAGTCCCATGGGTGGCCCTGAGAGTGGCTCTGGGGGCCAGGGCGGGGACCCCAGTGACGAGGACTGGCGCAGCAAGCGGAAGCATGTGTTTGTGCTGAGTGAGGCAGGCAAGCCTATCTACTCAAGGTACGGTAGTGTGGAGGCACTGTCGGCTACCATGGGTGTGATGACAGCCCTCGTGTCCTTCGTGCAGAGTGCGGGAGATGCCATCCGCGCCATCTACGCTGGTGAGCCAAGGGGCATGAGGCTTAGGGATGGTGACTGGGAATGGGGCTGGCTGGCCATaggtgtgtctgtctgtgtgcccGGGGAATTATCCAGCCAGCCAGGGGGAGTCAATGAGTGTGGATGGCCTGCCAGGCCTCTGTCTTTTGGGTGGGGTTTGGGACTTGGTCCATGACTGGCTTGCTAGGTTCTTAGTGATTGACTCCCTGGTATCTGAGTGACTGGCCGGATAattgtttgtgtgagagtgtggcTTTGGGGGCTGTGTGGGTGTCTTTCCGGTTCTGTCAGTCCTAGCTCCGTCTTTCCTAGATCTGTGCTGTGTGTCTAACCTGATTCCTTGACCATCCCATCATGTCTCTACAAATGTCCAAACTCCCTGAGCTTGTCCTTACCTTAGTCCAAGTGTCCATAGAGTGACTGTGCACACTTCCccaggagtgtgtgtgtttggggaaagGGCAGAAAAACCTCACCCGACCCCCTCTGGTCACTCCTGACCCATCTCTACCTTCTGCCCCATTCCTGCCCTCCCAGAGGACCACAAGCTGGTGTTCCTGCAGCAGGGCCCACTGCTGCTGGTGGCCGTGTCAAGGACTCCGCAGTCCGCAGCCCAGCTACGCGGGGAGCTGCTGGCTGTGCACGCACAGATCGTAAGCACGTTGACTCGCGCAAGCGTGGCCCGCATCTTCGCACGCAAACAGAACTACGACCTGCGCCGCCTGCTGGCTGGCTCAGAGCGCACCCTAGACCGGCTTCTGGATAGTGTAGAGCGAGACCCAGGTGCGCTGCTCCTGGGTGCAGTGCGCTGCGTGCCCCTTGCTCGCCCACTGCGGGACGCACTGGGTTCACTGCTGCGACGTTGCACAGCACCTGGCCTGGCCCTGTCAGTGCTGGCGGTGGGTGGTCGACTGGTGACAGCAGCCCAGGAGCGGACCGTGCTGGCTGAGTGCCGGCTGGACCCAGCCGACCTGCAGTTGCTGCTTGACTGGGTAGGCGCACCGGCCTTTGCGGCAGGGGAGGCCTGGGCACCTGTGTGCCTGCCCCGCTTCAACCCCGACGGTTTCTTCTACGCCTACGTGGCCCGCCTGGATGCCATACCTGTCTGCCTGCTGCTGCTTGGCACCAATCCCGAG encodes:
- the MON1B gene encoding vacuolar fusion protein MON1 homolog B isoform X2, producing the protein MEVGGDTAVPAPGDAEDLEGARLPSVEAGDGGGMHENPLDPGDTGLEGTGPETKDQPPDLLTPLPQSETPSEVPSCTCGLWGPAASETSPMGGPESGSGGQGGDPSDEDWRSKRKHVFVLSEAGKPIYSRYGSVEALSATMGVMTALVSFVQSAGDAIRAIYAEDHKLVFLQQGPLLLVAVSRTPQSAAQLRGELLAVHAQIVSTLTRASVARIFARKQNYDLRRLLAGSERTLDRLLDSVERDPGALLLGAVRCVPLARPLRDALGSLLRRCTAPGLALSVLAVGGRLVTAAQERTVLAECRLDPADLQLLLDWVGAPAFAAGEAWAPVCLPRFNPDGFFYAYVARLDAIPVCLLLLGTNPEAFHDMATCRRLVEEGMHSLGAIRALEELASFSHAPSTNAPAYSVQAVGAPGLRHFLYKPLDIPDHHRQLPQFTSPELEDPYGREGERQRLSDLYHRLHSRLHSASRPLRLIYHVAEKETLLAWVTSKFELYTCLSPLVTKAGAILVVTKLLRWVKKEEDRLFIRYPPKFRCEWTWGSSASPKG
- the MON1B gene encoding vacuolar fusion protein MON1 homolog B isoform X1 — protein: MEVGGDTAVPAPGDAEDLEGARLPSVEAGDGGGMHENPLDPGDTGLEGTGPETKDQPPDLLTPLPQSETPSEVPSCTCGLWGPAASETSPMGGPESGSGGQGGDPSDEDWRSKRKHVFVLSEAGKPIYSRYGSVEALSATMGVMTALVSFVQSAGDAIRAIYAEDHKLVFLQQGPLLLVAVSRTPQSAAQLRGELLAVHAQIVSTLTRASVARIFARKQNYDLRRLLAGSERTLDRLLDSVERDPGALLLGAVRCVPLARPLRDALGSLLRRCTAPGLALSVLAVGGRLVTAAQERTVLAECRLDPADLQLLLDWVGAPAFAAGEAWAPVCLPRFNPDGFFYAYVARLDAIPVCLLLLGTNPEAFHDMATCRRLVEEGMHSLGAIRALEELASFSHAPSTNAPAYSVQAVGAPGLRHFLYKPLDIPDHHRQLPQFTSPELEDPYGREGERQRLSDLYHRLHSRLHSASRPLRLIYHVAEKETLLAWVTSKFELYTCLSPLVTKAGAILVVTKLLRWVKKEEDRLFIRYPPKYSTPPAAPAASTDQASHNGLFTGP
- the MON1B gene encoding vacuolar fusion protein MON1 homolog B isoform X3, yielding MEVGGDTAVPAPGDAEDLEGARLPSVEAGDGGGMHENPLDPGDTGLEGTGPETKDQPPDLLTPLPQSETPSEVPSCTCGLWGPAASETSPMGGPESGSGGQGGDPSDEDWRSKRKHVFVLSEAGKPIYSRYGSVEALSATMGVMTALVSFVQSAGDAIRAIYAEDHKLVFLQQGPLLLVAVSRTPQSAAQLRGELLAVHAQIVSTLTRASVARIFARKQNYDLRRLLAGSERTLDRLLDSVERDPGALLLGAVRCVPLARPLRDALGSLLRRCTAPGLALSVLAVGGRLVTAAQERTVLAECRLDPADLQLLLDWVGAPAFAAGEAWAPVCLPRFNPDGFFYAYVARLDAIPVCLLLLGTNPEAFHDMATCRRLVEEGMHSLGAIRALEELASFSHAPSTNAPAYSVQAVGAPGLRHFLYKPLDIPDHHRQLPQFTSPELEDPYGREGERQRLSDLYHRLHSRLHSASRPLRLIYHVAEKETLLAWVQM